The Corvus hawaiiensis isolate bCorHaw1 chromosome 10, bCorHaw1.pri.cur, whole genome shotgun sequence genome includes a window with the following:
- the ZMAT3 gene encoding zinc finger matrin-type protein 3: MILLQQAGLLPHPEKPSSLPMSVATRPRASSPLSPPKSLGLGPSFHHTQEEELAKVVEQDPMLEELCKPLCCKLCNVTLNSAQQAQAHYQGKNHSKKLRNYYAANSCPAPARMSNSVEPAPPQVVSLPTQMGSSKPGGRVILATENDYCKLCDASFSSPAVAQAHYQGKNHAKRLRLAEAQNNSFSDASELGKRRARKEGNEYKMMQNRRNTYTVQNNTGPYFNPRSRQRIPRDLAMCVTPSGQFYCSMCNAGASEEMEFRQHLESKQHKSKVSEQRYRSEMENLGYVQ; encoded by the exons ATGATTCTTCTACAGCAAGCAGGacttcttcctcatcctgagAAGCCTTCATCCCTTCCTATGTCAGTGGCTACAAGGCCAAGAGCCAGCTCACCACTGTCCCCACCAAAGTCTCTTGGACTGGGGCCTTCCTTTCATCACACACAAGAAGAGGAACTTGCCAAGGTGGTGGAGCAGGACCCTATGCTGGAGGAACTATGTAAGCCCCTGTGCTGTAAGCTTTGCAATGTCACTCTGAATTCGGCCCAGCAAGCCCAGGCTCATTACCAG GGTAAAAACCACAGTAAGAAACTGCGGAATTACTATGCTGCCAACAGCTGTCCGGCACCTGCCAGGATGAGTAATTCTGTTGAGCCTGCCCCACCTCAGGTTGtctcccttccaactcag ATGGGATCCAGTAAACCAGGTGGCCGAGTGATCTTGGCTACAGAGAATGATTACTGCAAGCTTTGTGATGCCTCATTTAGTTCTCCGGCTGTGGCACAGGCTCACTACCAAGGGAAAAATCACGCCAAGCGGCTGCGTCTTGCAGAGGCACAGAATAACTCATTCTC GGATGCGTCAGAACTGGGCAAACGAAgggcaaggaaagaagggaatgaATATAAGATGATGCAGAACAGAAGAAACACGTATACGGTTCAGAACAACACAG GTCCCTACTTCAACCCCCGCTCACGCCAGAGGATCCCCCGTGACCTGGCCATGTGTGTGACGCCCAGCGGCCAGTTCTACTGCTCCATGTGCAACGCGGGCGCCAGCGAGGAGATGGAGTTCAGGCAGCACCTGGAGAGCAAACAGCACAAGAGCAAAGTGTCCGAGCAGCGGTACCGGAGCGAGATGGAGAACCTGGGCTATGTCCAATGA